ATCACAAGAGTTTGTTTTTCAAAAGCAAAAGCACCAATTGCAGCCGCGGTGTATTCACCGATGCCAGGAAGTGTCTGCAGAATGGCAGGATCTTCTGGTACTTCATTATTAAAATCTTCGGCAATGATTTGTGCTGCAGCATGTAGTCGAAGAGCGCGACGTGGATAGCCAAGACGCCCCCACGCTGTAATAACTTCGGCCGGTGATGCCTTAGCTAAATCTTTTGGTGTTGGCCAGCGCTTCATCCATTCATCCCATTTAGGAAGAACACGATTGACTGGAGTTTGTTGCAACATGTATTCACTGACCATGACACCCCAAGGCGTGGTGTTTCGCCAAGGCAGATTGCGTTTGTTTTTCTTAAACCAGGAAACTATCGGTTTTTCTAACTGGTTCATTCGCCAGTGATTTTTACCCGTTTGAGTGCTTGATCAAGACGTGAAACTTCAACAATCTCCATACCTGCAATCTTTGTCTCTGAACCCGTAGGAACTAACGCTCGCTTGAAACCTAGACGAAATGCTTCCTGCAGACGGCGATCAACGCCGCTCACCTTACGAATTTCACCAGCTAGACCAACTTCACCGATTGCAACTAAATCAGAGGGAAGAGCTAAACCTTTAGCTGCAGATGCAACGGCTAAGGCCAACGCTAAATCAGCGGCCGGCTCTGACATTTTCATGCCACCAACTGTTGCTGCATAAACATCACGGCCACCCACTCGCACTCCTGCGCGAAGTTCTAGAACAGCTAAAGTCATTGATGTGCGGGCAGAATCAAGGCCAGAGACAACACGACGTGCATTTCCAAAATCATTCTCACGTCCCTGGCTAACAAGGGCTTGAATCTCTGCAAGTAATGGGCGGCGACCTTCAAGAGTTACAGTCACACACGTTCCAGGAACTGGTTCTGCATGGCGGGATGTAAAGAGTCCAGTTGGGTCAAGCACGGATTCAATTCCTGAATCACTTAAATCAAAACAACCGACTTCATCAGATGCACCGAAGCGGTTTTTTATTGCACGAATAAGGCGAAGGCGTGAGTGACGCTCTCCTTCAAACTGCAAAACAACATCAACGATGTGTTCAAGAAGTCTAGGACCTGCGATAGAGCCATCTTTTGTTACATGGCCAACTAGAAGCAAAGTAATGTCGCGATCTTTACAGATTCGAATAAGTGCTCCTGCAACTTCGCGTACTTGTGTCACACCACCAGGTGAACCATCTGCTGTGCTGCTACCTATTGTTTGTACTGAGTCAATAATGAGTAACTGCGGTTTAACGGCGTCAATGTGAGCAATGACTGCGCCAAGATCTGTCTCTGATGCTAGAAATAACTGTGGATCAATTGCTTTAATGCGCTCTGCACGTAGTCGAACTTGTGATGCTGATTCTTCACCGCTGACATAGAGGGCAGGAATTCCTTTAGCTGCAGTTTGCGCCGCAACTGAGAGAAGTAGTGTTGATTTACCAACTCCAGGTTCACCTGCTAACAAGATTGCAGCACCTGGAACTAATCCGCCACCAAGTACGCGATCGAGCTCTGATACGCCCGTAGGACGTGCATGTGCTGCAGATAGATCAACATCTCCAATAGGAGTTGCTTTACTTGTGACATTTCCAGGAACAAGTGAGAGTTTCTTAGGCGCAGCTAACTCTTCAACTGAGCCCCATGCTTGGCATTCACCGCAGCGGCCAACCCATTTTTGCGAGCTCCAACCGCATTCACTACAGCGGAATGGATCTTTCTCAACTTTGGCCATGGGTAGAGCCTAGAACGAAGGACTGACTATTTCTTCTGGGCAGCAAGTGTTGCTGGATGTTGGATAACAAAGAGGGGAAGTGAACGGGACTGAGCATCCTTAATACCTGCAATTCGGATGTCACACAGGCGTGCCAGCTCGGCGTAAGCCTCTTCACCCATAAGTTTTTGGAGTTCATACTTATTGGAGATATACACCGGCTCGGTTCCTATGTGTGCATCAGGATTACTTGTGCAGTACCAATCGAAATCTTCTCCGCCATCGCCCCATGCAAGGCGCTCGTATTCACCGATAACAGTAATTGAATATTCGCGCTCGCCGACTTCGCGAGTT
This DNA window, taken from Candidatus Planktophila vernalis, encodes the following:
- the radA gene encoding DNA repair protein RadA, producing the protein MAKVEKDPFRCSECGWSSQKWVGRCGECQAWGSVEELAAPKKLSLVPGNVTSKATPIGDVDLSAAHARPTGVSELDRVLGGGLVPGAAILLAGEPGVGKSTLLLSVAAQTAAKGIPALYVSGEESASQVRLRAERIKAIDPQLFLASETDLGAVIAHIDAVKPQLLIIDSVQTIGSSTADGSPGGVTQVREVAGALIRICKDRDITLLLVGHVTKDGSIAGPRLLEHIVDVVLQFEGERHSRLRLIRAIKNRFGASDEVGCFDLSDSGIESVLDPTGLFTSRHAEPVPGTCVTVTLEGRRPLLAEIQALVSQGRENDFGNARRVVSGLDSARTSMTLAVLELRAGVRVGGRDVYAATVGGMKMSEPAADLALALAVASAAKGLALPSDLVAIGEVGLAGEIRKVSGVDRRLQEAFRLGFKRALVPTGSETKIAGMEIVEVSRLDQALKRVKITGE